tatattttgtaacaaatttttttcaaaaaatgtgacttataatagggaacggagggagtaatagatagatagatagatatatagattGGGGTTCTAATGAGTAATATTGTATGAATATCGATTTCTAAGTCGACCAACAAAGATACAAGAGCAATCACAATTCTAGAAGCTATCCAGAAGAGAGTCCGGTTGTCAGTTTTCAGTGTTTGATATTGACATCTTAACAAAAGCAATCCAGAGGAGCATGACCAActaaaatttggaaaaaatatcaattgattGAATGACTAAAGAAAAACCCCGGAATGTGTATCAAAAGATTTGATAATTAAATTGTTTGTTTAGCACTTCGCAAATCGTGTCAAATTCTTCAACTTCCCGGGAATGTTCATCAACTGCTAAACAAAGACAAGTGGACTTTTGGGTGGCAAGAGAGACAAGAAGAAGATATATGCATGTTTGTAAAGGGTTGAGGGAATGAGGGTAGTGCAGGGTAACTACATTGAAGTCAAACAGGTAGGTGAGTCTCACTTGACCCCTCTAATTAATTGCAGATGTGACAACAATTATagttataatataaaaaaatatgacaaaatataaaataaaaatttaaaaccatTCATGCATGTAGTGTAACTTTGTCCAGTGTGATTTTGGCATCCGTATTTAAGAGAAGTCAAGGAATCTCAGCATGAGTTATTTTCTAAAGGTGGTTGGTTAGGACTTAGGACTTAGGAGAATGCATTTGGCATAAATTTCTCAGCTTTCACTTATTTTTAGTGTCACCAGTTATGCCATCTTCTATGTTGCCTTCATAGTTCATTAGATATAAGATAGAAGGTGTTTTATTTGTAAGATAATTCTAGATGAGTTCTAAAAAGATTACATGGAAGTCTATTGTCTTCATCTTAAGTTGTTATAAGACCAAATTCCCTTTGCAGGAATCAGAAAAACAGGTTTTGAAACATGGTTCTTTCCAAAGGCTATGTCTCTCAGATGTAAGCATTTCAAGCACTAATCAAGCCATTGAGGATCTTTCTATTTCTTTTGCTGGCTCAGAGCTTTACACATTCACTCTGGAGGAGCTCAGAGAAGCAACACATGATTTCTCATGGAGTAATGTGCTCGGTGAAGGCGGATTTGGACCCGTGTTCAAGGGTTTTGTTGATAACAAACTCAGGCCTCGTTTGAAGGCTCAGCCTGTTGCTGTGAAACAATTGAACTTGGATGGGTTACAAGGTCACAGGGAATGGCTGGTTAGATTTCTGAAGCACCCTTAGCTTTGCTTTACTCacaaattaatttgaaaatgcTACTGCTTTGAATATAATTTAGCTAATAAAACATTTTTCTGGTACATAAAAATTTAGGGTGAGGGTATGATGCCTCCGCTTAAGGCAGAGAAAGTTGTCGGGCTTAAAGAGCCGTTACAAAATACttacatatattatattttcttttatagGCGGAAATTATATTCCTTGGACAGCTGAGACATCCACATCTTGTTAAGCTAATTGGATACTGTTGTGAGGAGGAGCACAGGCTTTTGGTGTATGAATACATGCCAAGAGGAAGCTTAGAGAATCAATTGTTCAAAAGTATGTTGCATTTCTTGTTCAAAAGTATAGCTAGGGATATATATTTGAGAAGAATCAATTgttcaaaattattttcttctttttgttttgttctgaTACAAGCAGGGTACTCTGCTGCCTTACCATGGTCAACCAGGATGAAAATTGCATTAGGTGCAGCTAAGGGTCTGGCCTTCCTTCATGAAGCAGATAAACCTGTAATATACAGGGATTTCAAAAGTTCCAATATCTTGCTCGATTCGGTATGTCTCCTCCTAGTGATCCCAAATTCACCATTAACATTTACGTTGGGATCACTATGTCTCCTCCTAGTGATCCCAAATTCACCATTAACATTTACGTTGGGATCACTGGATATATACTAAAGAACACTTATTATAGTTTATCTAGTGTTTctttttctagtagataagcttCAATAAGTTCCAATAAACTCGCATCCAAACTGTGGTAATAAACTAACAAAAGAGCAATAAGGTCCtcattttagtttattttaggtcatatttttctttcttaattcTTGATTAAGGATTAATTTGACAGATAAAAATAAAGGTGGAGGACTACTATGATCTTTAAAAAATAGATTGATGACCTATTACTATTTTATTAAGTTTAGGGAGTAAACTTAATATAAAATAGATTACACAGccaaatcttaaaaaaaaaaagattaatttgACAACCTTTAAAGAAATTGAGTTTATGATCTCATAATTTTTTCTTGTATGTTTTTTCCAAATCCAGGATTACACAGCCAAACTATCAGACCTTGGGCTAGCTAAGGATGGTCCTGAAGGGGAAGACACGCATGTAACCACAACATGCATAATGGGAACAAGAGGATATGCTGCTCCTGAGTACATAATGGCAGGTATAGATAGAttacaatttatttaattactaCTTTTCACCAACTTTGATTTGTCCTATTGCATTGTCACTAGATTGATTTCTCAGAAACACAATTATTTTTCTCCTTCCCTCACAAGTTAGAAACAACATCACACTATGCATGTTTGAAAGTTtttctataattaattttaaaatcagaatcaattttgagaagaagcttatgtgagtagcttatagattccataattgattatgtcgaagagaaattgatccaaacatgctatgaaTTAGTTACTTGTACATTTTAATCTGAAGCAGATTCATTGCAGGTCACCTTTCTACCAAGAGTGATGTGTATAGCTatggagttgtgttgttggAATTGCTTACCGGAAAACGGGTACTGGACAAGACCCGGCCAAACCGAGAGCGGTTCCTGGTGGAATGGGCAAGGCCTCTTTTGAGAGATCAAAGGAAACTGCAGCATGTCATAGACCCAAGATTGGAATGGCAGTTTCCTATGAAAGGAGCTATGAAGGTTGCTGCATTGACTTATAAATGCTTGAGCCACCACCCCGCTCCAAGGCCCACTATGAATGATGTGGTAAGGATATTGGAGACACTTCAGGACTTTGATGATGTTATAATAGGACCATTTGTGTATTTTGCCATTGGTGAAAGTGGCCAATGAGATATTGTCATAGGGGTGCTGTAGGATTGCCTAATAAGGAGATGAATTACCATCCTGCAGTGTTCCCAGGCACATAAATATGAACCTCTGCATTTTGGTAACACCAAAAATTAAAGGAAACGttgaatatctattaagatttagtttattattagtcttatctcatagagatattgttaagatttgtttatctattttagattagtatctatttaaacagatatgatatctatttaaatagagatatgtTTAGATAAAtttagtttgttttaatctctttgttagtctatatatatttagtctagtcaagtattatgaatgaaatatacaagtaatattttcatcaaattcaagttggtatcaaAGCGATCCTATTGGCGCAACCGCTGTGAGGGGGGTTGTCccccctcatggtgactttccaAATCTCTTGGATTTATTTTTCGTACTTTGCTTCCGCTTGTTAGTTCTACCTGTTTTCTTACGGCCTCGTTTCTTTCTGATTATGGTCCCCTTTGTCTTGGAACCCTAGTAATGTTCAACCACTATCAAATCAACGTCCTTCCACGTGCTGCCTTCCCAGCCGTCATTCGTGACGCTGCTTCCACAGAAAGGTTCGCCATGTTCTCTTGGTTCTTGCGTTCTTGTCAGCCACAGTCACGATGATTTGGTCTGTTTCACCGCTGTTTTCGATTTTGCCCAGATTCAGAGTATTGTTAGATGTTTTTGgagccccttcctctttatcgtGTGATTTCAGGTTATCTCTTTTGTTACTTcttcaaataaaattgaagaaaaagttgGAGAAGGAAAATATTCTAGTTATTTATTCCCTTGATGAAGTTGCTGCAATGATATGCAGCACCATATCACTGTATGGATTTAAGGTTACTAACGTTTTTCAAGATTTAGAAGAATCAAATTTCCTCCGGCCCTACATGAGTAAAGCCATTGAAGATATATTTAAAGCATGTGTGGCTTTGGAATTGAAAGAAGTTGCGTCTCAgatttctgtttctgcactCTGATTACTACAATCAGAGATTATAAGGATTTATGTTCTTGGAGCCTCTTGCTCTTGTACGTTTGTTCGTCTTGCTTGGTGCTATTTTTATGCTCTTATTTGAGCCTCTGGTTGTTGTCCTTGTTTGTCGGGTTGGAATGTGTGATTTCATATGCTGAATTTTCGGTGTGGAAACCAAAAAAGATCCTTACATCTGTGGTGATTTCTCAAAACCAGTTTTTCATAAATCATGTGAAGTATTCGACCAGAGTAAGCGATGAAGGACAATTTCAAGTCTCTACAATTTATGATTACCGCATTGCATTGTGTGCTCCGTTtgtgtgtgaatttctctcccCGGCAGCAACGATTTCTcgagttaattatatttgttacaagctatggatatgatatatatgctctagcttgaggggaagtgttgtgtgaatttctctctccgGCAGCAGCGACTTCTCGAGTTAATagtatttgttacaagctatgcatatgatataTATGATCTATCTTGAGGGGAGGTGTTAGATATTGTTAAATATCTTAGAGACTACATTTAGCCACCGCCGCCGGATTCCAAGCCACGCGCTTCCCATCTCTCTACGTGTGAAGTCCACGCGCCGCTATCTCCGCTGCTTTGTTCTCGCTGGTCCTCTTTGTGTACCAGCCAGGTTGCGCCGCTCTCTCCGCTGCTTTGTTCTCGCTGGTCCTCTTTGTGTATCAGCCAAGTTTGGTTTTAAGGATCCTCTGTTTCGACGTGTGTTGTGCCATCTCTCATTGTTGGccaagtttggtttggtttggtttggtttagagTTTTAACTCTGTTTTGACGCTCAAGTTCCGCATTGGTTTTTGAGACTTGAGTTGTTGTTTGCGTCTCATTGTTCGAGATGCTCTTATTATATTGATCTTGGCTGGctttatgcaatttggttttAAAGGTGACAGTGTCACCTTCGTTTGTTTTGTCTCGATTGTTTGTGATGatcctattttagtagtgtttttagggtcatttctttctttgctttgagtctttttgttgagtctcatgtagcgtttcatgcattatcatgcatttttatcttttcttgagtctttgttttgttttggtaattttgttgttttctagggacttttcttgcattttaagtaagtttaggacttgcatgattttcttttgttttatgaaggacctcttgtgctaatgagctctttgagcttctagattcttccttgacttgttggttaggtttggagagcagaaactgaaggtaatagaaggccaacaagcatggaattgaaggagaacttaaagaggattgaaagaggagttacagaagccaaaaagtcttttTCAAGCGAgcttcccagcgcctaggcgctagtgcaaTTTCCTGAAGGTCaaggaattggcgcccaggcgctgggaattgacGCCAATTAGCTcaagagagcatgttttgggcatgcaattggcgctcaggcgctctgaattggcgcctgagcgccctgCCTCGTATTTtctgcctataaataaggcttaggccaatttctttgggaGAGTTAgacatttttactcatttttgatcaagtttgagagctgaggagaactttggggccaagggaggcttccaacttgtatttttctcaggtttccATTACATTTTctgtatgaattcactagccatgagtggctagtttccttttttgctttgggttaggagattctatgaagttttagtttgttaaattctatctctatgcatgagtttttgatttaatcttgtatttcaattccattatgcatgtttagctttggtgcaccttttctataggctagattataatcaaatggaagtttgttatgatttggggacatgaattgaaatagatctttctatacttgcttctaggcatagagtgaggggagggttttgttggcctgaatatacatgcttaataacctcttatgaatgtttaagtacacaaggaattgggcataactttcagtttgagagaattacttttatgaggaatcaactagtaagtacataggttaaagcaacaagagataaatcaaggtgtcacatgcataggataggtgaactaaagtggattagatgatcaacaacccaaggcaattttctatCAATTGTTTTCACAAACtttatcaacattgctcttttgcaaatcttttgtcacaaacaaccaaaaccaatttctgaattttattgctttagaaacttgcaaactttaggcttaaatcaacaattctcactcacaatccctgtggttcgatattttaaaacccggaggtattcgtacacttgcgaattgaccaacagtttggttttctggttttagggcttcagctgTGAGTTGCGCTGACCCACTCTCTAGTTGAGAGTtattggttttggttttagggcttcagctgcgagttgcgctgacccactctctaatgtttgagagttgtctgtgtcaaagttgacaccattgcttgtcttagaagccatcaatcgatcgacctcaagtatgttttatttctgtgtggttgttgttggtgagttgttgcttcagccttgttttgtttcaggcgtattgttgctggtttttcgCCCTTGTTTGCTGGCTCAGCTACCCTACGACACTTCAGAAGAATTGGTTTTTATCTTGTATCAATTTCAGCCAGATCAAGTATGTGAAGTTGTCTTTTGCCTGCCCATGGATCTAGCAGAAGTTCGAAAGATTATTCAATTTTAAGTAatgagaagttgtcttttgccGCTATGGATTTACTAGAAGTTTGAAAGGTTATTCAATTCAGAGATTCGTCAATACCGTCATTATTAagggatatctattaagataattttcttcttgggttagatttgttacaagcttaaGTAAActttagcttgagggggagtgttgaatatctattaagatttagtttattattagtcttatctcatagagatattgttaagatttgtttctgtattttagattagtatctatttaaacagacatgatatctatttaaatagagatatgtttagatagatttagtttgttttaatctctttgttagtctagtctatatatatattgtagtctagTCAAGTATTATGAATGAAATATACAAGTAATATTTTCATCAAATTCAAGTGGAAAAAAATCATGTGTAGTCGTAAAGGCGGTATTCAAAATTATGAAGCTGGATGTATTATGTAGTCTGTGGTCAGAAATAGAGAACTGTAACAAGTGAATGGTGTTTGGGGTGAAATAAGTACTGCAGTCTGCAAAAGTTATCAGAAGTGGTGACTGTAATTCTTAAATTTGAGTGGATGCAACAATGGACAAGCATTTGTTCTGGTGTCCAAGTTTTTGTTCAGACATTACCAGTGTCACAATGTGTCAAGATACATTTAGATTTAGGAAACTTGCCtcacaaaaaagaaaaactattgTAATCTGTTATAGCTTCATTTtcaggagaaaaaaaaaagagttataGTTTCAATGTTTATGTgaaatttagttaatttaaatGATTTGATTAATGGCATGAATTTGAGATAAATGATTTGCaactattttaataaatattctcTGTTTTTACTTAAAAGTCATTTTTTATTATCTAATTTACAcatgaaaaaaatagtaaaaattaGTTGATAGtatcaaatttaaaaaatgttatGTTATTTTTCCTAAATTACCCCTATTGAAAAGTTAAAAGAATTTATTTGTAAGTGTTAGATAATTGAATATGTAACATTAAATGTTAAGGATTATAAATATCATTTCGACAATGAAAGTGGTTGGCAAGCCTGAGCTCCTCAGTGATGATGGGGCGACCAAAGTAGGGCATCTTGTAGGCTTTGTTCTACTCGCAAATCTGGGTGTCAATGTCGTTGATCATGAGGTCGACGAAGAGGAGTTTGGTTTGCAGAGATGGGATTTTCTTAATGGTGTAGCCGCAGGTTATGTTGGTGGTAGTCGTCGCGGGTTTGAGATGACAAGTATTGGTTGTTACACGATAGTAGAAGATGGCCGCTTGTGGGTGATTGGAAGTCGTGATGCATGGTAGATCCTCGGTGGTGCGTGAAGGCACATGAGGGGAACGCAGTTTGGTAGTGAGATCCATGTCCTGGTGGTTTGGGACGTCAGAGAAGATGGTGGCTAGACTGGACAATGGTCACAACGAGAGGTTTGGGTTGGGCAAGAGCCACAGTGTTGGTACGATGTTGGAGAGCTTGGCTGAGAAGAAGAGTTGGGCTGTGGTATAGGAGGTAACTGCGGTTCATAGGTGGTTGTTGGCTTCAATGACACAAAGTGATGTTGTGATGGTTGTGGCCGTGGAGTTAGGCGAAGCGACCATGGTGGATGAAGATTTACGGCAATGATGGCTGCAACCGAAAGTGATTCAAATGAGTTTAGAGATGGGGACTCATTTGAAACAACTCTATTATTCATTGGTATAGGGTGCAGCACTTTTCCATTTGACACACATTAGACTAAAAGGTGTAGATTCTTTTAAATCACTTATGAATGTTTTGATTCTTCACTCATCAACTTCCTTTTTTGCTGGGGTCCATACCTTTACTCCCTCGCAGCTCACTTCAGTTGCATCCAAAAGTTGTACTTTTCTCCCTCTTACTTGTCTTGATACTGGTTCTTTCGCAGCGAAAGTTCCCTCAAACCAAATGAATTTGCAAAGACAGAAGGCCAAGCGGATTATGTCTGGAAAAAGAGGAAAACGACATTTGATCAGGGCCTCCCTCATATGTTAGCAATTAAGCTTGTGCTCTAACTTAGATATTATTTCTTGGCCACCAAATACTATATCTAATCTCCTCTTAACTCCAACGatatagtgcatgtttggttttaaGTTGAAAACGACTAAACCCAAATGAAGGTCCTTCACATCATGGGAGTTGCGCATTCTCAAACATGAGGCAAATCCCACTTTATTAACATTGAGTGCCAAAATTCTCTAATGGACACAGTACACATCAATGGCCAAAAGAGAACACTTACCTAATGCATCCAGCAGCAGTTCATTGCTTTCTAAGGCAATTCACTATCTGTCTCATATTGTTCCCCAAAGAGGGAAAAATGGCACTTTCAGCTCAGGAAGTGATGAAATTCTAATgtcaaagaagagaaagaaactaGAGAGAGTTAAGGAGTATTTCAACAGATTATTATGCAACAACTGTTTGTTTCTTTTTACCCGCCATTAAAATCAGCCATGGTCAATTCTGCAAATGGATAAAAACTCATGTAAAGCAAATTCTCAAGCAAATTTGCAACCAATTCTACTATAACTTCCAAGAGTAAGTAGCTTCTGGGTTTGAAATTATGAGGAAAAAAAATGCAAATTCAATCAATTTATCAGAACTTTCCCCCAAATCAAACCGCCACAAAAAACCAATCAATTTCAGAATCCAGAGTTTCCATTTCATATTGATCATAATAATTACACAAACAAAATCACACAAACCTAACCACCATATCCCAAATTCCCATAAACAAGAGCCCTAAATCAGAAATGGAAAAACAGTAATAGTAATACAGACAAACCAATTATTACAGGAAGAAGAACACCAATCTTCATGATTGCTTCTCATTTCTCAATCAAGCACAAGCGCAGGAACTATCAACCACAACAGAATCTTCCCCATCACTCCTGAAGAAGAAATACCCAAACGCAAGCCCCACCACAATAGCCACAAACACCCCACCGTTAAACGACATAACCGCCAGCATGAGCAGATACCCGATCGCCGAGCTCACCCCGAACAGAATCGATCCACCAACCTTCACACCAGCCTTCGCCTTATCTCCGACAATCTTCCGGCGAATGAGAGGGGTTTCAATCTCCAGCGGAACCGGCTTCCCGGCGGCGAAGAGCTTGAGGCGAATGCGGCGATTCTCGAGAACCTGGTAGAAAACAGCGATGATGAAGCACGCGAGTAGACTCAGGATGTAACTCGTCCATGAATCGGTTTTCCATGAATCGAAGAGGATTGTTACCTTCTTCCCCCAGTAAAAGGTCATGTGCATCATCTtcgattttagggtttgtgAATTTGAACAACGATGATGGTGAATGAAATGGAAAATGGGTTTGATTCTGAAAccttgttcatcttcttctattGTTGTACTTTGCGTCTTTGATACGCTGTGATGATTATTCCTTTTTGACTGAAATGTCCTTTAGATGTGGTTAGATCTACGTCCACGTTCGTTGGGTTTTTGTCTTAAACTTGATGTCTGTAGGGGTATTTATGGGATTTTGAAGGTTATACAAATTGGCAGTACTGCAGTACATTTTTCTCATTTCAATCGTTGCTAATCCCGAAACTATTCTTCTTGGAATTGTACGACGGTAGTATCAATTGCCATTCGAGTCAAAAGGCCTATTTTGGTACTTTCATTGAAAAAACATTAATAATTGtgctaatttctttttcttaattgcatttttctttttatagttTCATTtttaagggttaaatatgtttttgattgctataaaaaaattcatagttTTTAATCTCTAACATTTGTGAAATATGTAAAGGTAGTCTCTGTCGTTCATTTTGTGATGGTTGAAACCACCGCTAACTCATTTTATGCGGTTAAAAATCGGCAGTAATATAAATGGACGACATAAATTAACTTTAcatatttcataaaatattaaggaCTAAAAGCTATAAAAAAATTTtagatgaaataaaattaattcactcttattttttattttatagggactaaaaacatatttaacccctTCGTTAATGTGTAATTTTGGTACGTATAGTTTCAATTAATAATGTCAAGAAGAAAATTTAATTGCTTCCACTAAATCTTCTCACTTTTaaaattgagcattttttattgGGCCGCAAGAGGATAAAATCGGGGATCATCCACATTGGTTATAAAGAAGGTCAAGTCCATAAAAGAAACTACAAACGAGTAGCACATGAGAAAGACACTCCTATCAATTCACAAAAAAACAATCTTGAATACCTAGAGGGAGGGACTTCCCAACACGGGGGCCCAAACCTAGCTCGTGGGGTAGATTTATCAAGCAATCTGTCACCTAATTTGCCTCGCGCTAAGTATGAACGCACTGAACCTCTCAATTCTTTGACATCCAGACCTGAATCTAATTTACAATAGAAGCATATGGATGGAAGTTACCACAACCCTCATTAATTAACACAACAGCCACCTTGGAATCACTCTCCACGACAATTTTGGGATACCCTCTCCTCCAATCCATCTTAACCATAGGTTGATCATGATATTATTTATCATCCAATgactaatgatttttttttttacataaaaggTAGTAGATATCATCACCTTTGTTACGAATTTACGAAAAACATGCAACAATTTTTTAAACGAGTGACTACATCTGCTAAAGAAAAATTAttgtatatttgtttttttatgaaaaaaattcaaagtattttcaagaaatattcaaaCACACTATATTTACCTTGTTGCTTCCACTCTCATCTTATTAACATGACTAATCTCGTGAGGCttcttttaaataatattttctacCCACAC
This is a stretch of genomic DNA from Lotus japonicus ecotype B-129 chromosome 1, LjGifu_v1.2. It encodes these proteins:
- the LOC130725382 gene encoding serine/threonine-protein kinase RIPK-like isoform X2, with amino-acid sequence MSSKKITWKSIVFILSCYKTKFPLQESEKQVLKHGSFQRLCLSDVSISSTNQAIEDLSISFAGSELYTFTLEELREATHDFSWSNVLGEGGFGPVFKGFVDNKLRPRLKAQPVAVKQLNLDGLQGHREWLAEIIFLGQLRHPHLVKLIGYCCEEEHRLLVYEYMPRGSLENQLFKRYSAALPWSTRMKIALGAAKGLAFLHEADKPVIYRDFKSSNILLDSDYTAKLSDLGLAKDGPEGEDTHVTTTCIMGTRGYAAPEYIMAGHLSTKSDVYSYGVVLLELLTGKRVLDKTRPNRERFLVEWARPLLRDQRKLQHVIDPRLEWQFPMKGAMKVAALTYKCLSHHPAPRPTMNDVVRILETLQDFDDVIIGPFVYFAIGESGQ
- the LOC130725382 gene encoding serine/threonine-protein kinase RIPK-like isoform X1, encoding MSSKKITWKSIVFILSCYKTKFPLQESEKQVLKHGSFQRLCLSDVSISSTNQAIEDLSISFAGSELYTFTLEELREATHDFSWSNVLGEGGFGPVFKGFVDNKLRPRLKAQPVAVKQLNLDGLQGHREWLAEIIFLGQLRHPHLVKLIGYCCEEEHRLLVYEYMPRGSLENQLFKTGYSAALPWSTRMKIALGAAKGLAFLHEADKPVIYRDFKSSNILLDSDYTAKLSDLGLAKDGPEGEDTHVTTTCIMGTRGYAAPEYIMAGHLSTKSDVYSYGVVLLELLTGKRVLDKTRPNRERFLVEWARPLLRDQRKLQHVIDPRLEWQFPMKGAMKVAALTYKCLSHHPAPRPTMNDVVRILETLQDFDDVIIGPFVYFAIGESGQ
- the LOC130725404 gene encoding copper transporter 5.1-like; protein product: MMHMTFYWGKKVTILFDSWKTDSWTSYILSLLACFIIAVFYQVLENRRIRLKLFAAGKPVPLEIETPLIRRKIVGDKAKAGVKVGGSILFGVSSAIGYLLMLAVMSFNGGVFVAIVVGLAFGYFFFRSDGEDSVVVDSSCACA